Below is a window of Halobaculum lipolyticum DNA.
GCCGTCGAAGACCTCACTCCTCTCGGAGCAGGCGCACGTCCGATTCTGTCACCTCGACGATCACGTTCGCGCCAGTGCGCACGTCGTACGCGTCGACCGCGAGCGTCCGGTCCACGGCGCGTTCGCCGTCGAGCACCACCGCGAGGCGGTACTCACCGACCCGGCGTATCCCAGAGTCGACCGACTCGTACTCGCCGGGCGCGACGGAGAGGGTTCGGTCAACCAGCAGTTCGTCGGTGTGGTGGACACGGACCTCGACGGCGACCGTCGTCGCTCGGTCGTTCGCGACACGGACCTCGATGGGGTCGTCCGCCGTCGTCGTCGGTCGTCGTGTCGCGACGGTCGTCCTCGACGCTGGAGTGTCGGTGTCGGTCGTCGGGCGAGTATCAGTGGTACAACCGGCGAGCGATGCGACTCCACCGGCGGCGAACGTCACGAGGAGGCGCCGTCGCGTCAGAGTGGAGGGATCGTGGGGACACACGACCGGCGAAACCGAGGCCCGAGAGATAGGTCTTGTGCGGCGGTCACGCCAGCGGCGTCCGCTCGACGACCGTCCCGTCGTAAGTGGGGTACTGCTCGACGACCTCGCCGTCGTCGAGGTCGCCCTCCTCGATCATCTCCTCCAGCAGCCACCACGCCACCTCGACGTGGTCGGACTTGACGGTGTAGAACTCCTCGGGCACGTCGAGCGCCTCGAACAGGTCGGGGTCGGCGTACGTCTTCCCGTACACGAGCGTCCCGTCGTCGGTCACCTCGTCGAACGGGCGCCGGAGGTTACGCGCCATCCGCTTCAGGCGGTTGCGGTGTTGGGCGGCGTCTTTGAACACGGAGGTACAGAAGTAGACGCGCTCGTGGTCGCCCATCACGTCGAGGATGGCCTCCTTCGACCCCTCGACGGCGGACATGTGGCCCTCCTGCAACTCGAAGCCCTGTTCTTGCATCCGGCGGTAGTTGCCGTCGGACATCTCGAACTCGTTGACGTTGCAGAACTCCGCGGCGCCCTCGTCGAGGAACTCCAGGAACTCCTCCTCGGCGCGGATGCCGGGGATCTCGAAGGCGGGCGTCAGCCCCTCCTCCCGGGCGATGTAGAGGATCTCCTCCCACTCGGTGCCGTGGAGGTCCCCCCACTGCTCGACCGGCGGGTGGAAGCGGATCTCGTCGAGTCCGGCCTCCGACAGGCGACGCATGTTCTCGCGCCCGCCCGGGATGCCGGTGTACAGGTGGGTGTGGTGGTCCTCGCCGAACTCGTCTTTCAGGAGGCGGAGGTAGCGACAGGTCTTCTCCATCGCCTCCTGCGGTTCGCCGCCGGTGATGGAGGTGCCCAGCGCCGACATCCGCTTGGCCTCCTCGATCACGTCCTCGTCTGACTCGACGAGGCGCTCGTTGGCGTACACGTCGGTGACGTTCTTGCGGTTCTCCCCGAGCGGACAGTAGAAGCAGTCGCGCTGGTCGCAGTAGCCGTACACGAACAGCACCATCTTCCCGCCCTTGGAGCACTGTTCACAGCCCTTCGAGATCATCGGTTGCCTCACGTTTCGGTCCGAGCGGCAAAAGCCGTGCGATGCCGGTTCGCGGCCGTGTGGGCGAGTGACGTGGGCGATCCGTCGTGGGCGATCCGTCGCGCGACACCGGCGGCGGCCGGCGACGCCGACCACGAAGCTCATACCGGTCGCCCGCCCACACCCGAGCGATGCCACGAGAGGCACGCAGACGGGCGGTGCTGCGGGCCGCTGGGGGAGCGCTGGCGCTGGGCGCGACGGGCGCCACTGCCGGCTGTCTCGGCGTGATCACCGGCGAGGCGTCGCTGGAACTGTCGGCGGCGGTCGCGTCGGTGCCGGAGTCGGCGCTCGCGGCGACGGGGTTCGAGGAGTACCGCGTCGAGCCGGTGGAGGTGACGCGCGAGTTCTCCGCGGCCGGCGAGACGCGCGAGGTGGTCGTCACCAACCAGTTGGCCCAGTACGACGAGTCAGTCACCGTGTTCGGCGAGCGCCTCCGCGGCGCCGTGTTCGCCGTGCTGTCGACGCCGGCCGTCGAGGTGGGCGACCGGACGTTCAACCCGGTCGGCGACCTCGACAGCCGCGAACTGGCCGAGCGACTGCTCGCTCGCTACGACGGGATCGACGACGTCCGCCCCGGCGGCGAGGAGACCGTCGAGATCCTCGGCACGGACGCGACCGTCGGGCTGTTCACCGCGGAGGCGACGATCGCCGGCGGAGTGGCCGTGCAGGTGACGCTCCACGTCGCGGAGGCGGTGCGGGCCGGTCCCGACTTCGTCGTCGCGGTCGGGGGGTATCCGAGCGTGTTGACCGACCAAGACACCGACGTCCGGACCATGATGCGGTCGATCGTCCACGAGGAGGCGTCGGCGTGAGGCGGTCGTGACCCGGCTCGCGTCGGCCGCCCGTCGACGGCGCCGAGCCGACCGAACGGACCCGGACGGCCGACGAGGGGCCAACGGAGTTTTGAGCGCCCGCGGGCAACCCGGCGCCAGCCAGGGGATCGAAGACGGATGACGGACACCCATCTCACTAGGAGACGCCTCCTCGCCGGCGGCGCGCTCGCGGGGGCGACGGCGGCGGCGGGCTGTGCGGGGCTGTTCGGCGGCAGCGGCGGCGGCGACCGGGTCGAGACGGCGACCGTCGAGGACGACCGCGCCCGGACGCTCGCGGCGGCACACGCGCCGGACCTCTACTTCGGCGTCGGCGAGCGGTGGTTCCCGACCGACCCGCGCGTGTACGCCGCCGAGTCCGGCGACCAGACGACGCTGGACGGCTTCGCGGCGTTCGACGGCTACTCGCGCGACGTCGCGGCGGCGGGCGAGCCGCCCCACCGCGTCGCGTTCTACCGCGTCGTCGAGTACGCCGACACCGACCTCGCGGTCGTCCAGTACTGGTTCTACTCGGCGTTCGACCAGTTCACGACCAACTTCCACTGGCACGACTGGGAGCTGTTGCAGGTGTTCCTCGACACGAGCGAGGAGACGGGCGACCCCGAGACGGGCGACCCGCAACTGCTCTCGGCGTCGGCCCACGCGCGGTCGGTGCCGAACAACGAGTTCCTCGACCCCGAGACGGACCGCGCGAGCGTCATCAGCGAGGTGGGGAGCCACTCGTCGGCGCTCGGCGTCAACGAGACGAAGGACGTGTTCGAGCGCCTCCCCATCGCGACGGACATCGCCGACGTCTCCAACGGCGCGCTGGCGCTGACCGACCTCCCGGCGGCGTACGGACTCCCCCGCGGCGAGGGGTACCGGCTGCCGTTCGCGATGCCGGAGTTGGACGGCGCGCCGATCTACGAACACCCCGACCTGCCGAACGTCGACCGCGACCACCTCGTCCCCGCCGAGATGACGGTCGAGTCGTTCGCCGGGCTGCCGTCGCCCCCGGACGACCTCCCGCTGCGGGAGACGGGCCACCGGTTCGCGTTCGAGGGCGCCGAGACCGCCGCCGAGGCCGACTACACCTACGAGCTGGTGCCGATGGCCGAGATGGACGTCGCGGAGTTCACCGGCCCACAGCTCTCCTTCGAGTTCGCCGTCCCCGACTTCGCCGAGGACGCCATCGCCTCCCACAT
It encodes the following:
- a CDS encoding radical SAM protein, producing MISKGCEQCSKGGKMVLFVYGYCDQRDCFYCPLGENRKNVTDVYANERLVESDEDVIEEAKRMSALGTSITGGEPQEAMEKTCRYLRLLKDEFGEDHHTHLYTGIPGGRENMRRLSEAGLDEIRFHPPVEQWGDLHGTEWEEILYIAREEGLTPAFEIPGIRAEEEFLEFLDEGAAEFCNVNEFEMSDGNYRRMQEQGFELQEGHMSAVEGSKEAILDVMGDHERVYFCTSVFKDAAQHRNRLKRMARNLRRPFDEVTDDGTLVYGKTYADPDLFEALDVPEEFYTVKSDHVEVAWWLLEEMIEEGDLDDGEVVEQYPTYDGTVVERTPLA
- a CDS encoding DUF6517 family protein, whose translation is MPREARRRAVLRAAGGALALGATGATAGCLGVITGEASLELSAAVASVPESALAATGFEEYRVEPVEVTREFSAAGETREVVVTNQLAQYDESVTVFGERLRGAVFAVLSTPAVEVGDRTFNPVGDLDSRELAERLLARYDGIDDVRPGGEETVEILGTDATVGLFTAEATIAGGVAVQVTLHVAEAVRAGPDFVVAVGGYPSVLTDQDTDVRTMMRSIVHEEASA